A window from Trichocoleus sp. encodes these proteins:
- a CDS encoding IS1 family transposase: MRLLDSQQHTVGKANTQKIERKHLTLRTRIKRLDKTICFSKSIWLHGIIIGLFINRYEFGRTIWPFPQF, encoded by the coding sequence CTGCGATTGCTCGATTCTCAACAGCACACCGTTGGCAAGGCAAACACTCAGAAGATAGAACGTAAGCATCTGACTTTGAGAACTCGGATTAAGCGGCTAGATAAGACGATTTGTTTCTCCAAATCCATCTGGTTACACGGGATTATCATTGGGTTGTTTATCAACCGCTATGAGTTTGGTCGAACCATTTGGCCGTTTCCACAGTTCTAG
- a CDS encoding IS1-like element transposase encodes MPPMILEPVHCPSCNSTNLVKHGKSTEGKQRYKCQNTDCSRSTFILQYSYQGYLPDVKQKISDMAVNGSGIRDTARVLKISPTTVIEELKKRSLS; translated from the coding sequence ATGCCACCGATGATTTTAGAACCTGTTCACTGTCCAAGCTGTAATAGCACCAACCTTGTCAAACATGGAAAATCAACAGAAGGGAAACAGCGATATAAGTGTCAAAACACTGATTGTTCACGCTCCACCTTCATTTTGCAATACTCCTATCAAGGCTATTTGCCGGATGTTAAACAAAAGATTAGTGACATGGCAGTCAATGGTAGCGGAATTAGAGACACAGCACGAGTCCTTAAAATTAGCCCAACCACAGTAATTGAAGAATTAAAAAAAAGATCGTTATCTTGA